The following proteins are co-located in the Salvelinus fontinalis isolate EN_2023a chromosome 41, ASM2944872v1, whole genome shotgun sequence genome:
- the LOC129840347 gene encoding putative claudin-24, with amino-acid sequence MDPGVCVLELLGILFSIGAWICSLATTIMSTWLTLSTDLLPAESYELGLWETCVVQDLGILECRPYDSLLGLPPDIKLARILMCVTVATGLLGLLLAIPGIYWINSCNQGPEGLRVKRLMKMLGGILCLVAGILGLIPVSYIAHLTVMRFFDEAVPAIVPRWEFGDALFCGWTAGFLHLVAGSLLVTSCVCLQEEPCTLQMPIPLPRRHTYVHTTNTPHRKRSMEYV; translated from the coding sequence ATGGATCCGGGGGTGTGCGTTCTGGAACTCCTCGGGATCCTCTTCTCTATTGGTGCCTGGATCTGCTCGCTGGCCACCACCATCATGTCCACCTGGCTGACCCTGTCCACTGACCTGCTGCCCGCGGAGAGCTATGAGCTGGGCCTGTGGGAGACGTGTGTGGTGCAGGACCTTGGAATTCTGGAGTGCAGACCGTATGACAGTCTCCTCGGCCTGCCTCCGGACATTAAACTAGCCCGGATCCTCATGTGTGTAACAGTGGCCACGGGCCTCCTGGGTCTCCTGCTAGCCATTCCTGGAATCTACTGGATCAACAGCTGCAACCAGGGGCCTGAGGGGTTGAGGGTGAAGAGATTGATGAAGATGCTGGGGGGGATATTGTGCTTGGTCGCAGGGATACTGGGTCTCATACCTGTCTCTTACATCGCTCACCTGACGGTCATGCGGTTCTTCGATGAGGCCGTGCCGGCCATCGTGCCGCGCTGGGAGTTTGGGGATGCCCTGTTCTGTGGCTGGACAGCAGGGTTTCTACACCTGGTGGCTGGCTCTCTGCTGGTCACCTCCTGCGTGTGCCTACAAGAGGAGCCCTGCACCTTACAAATGCCTATACCGCTACCGAGAAGACATACATACGTGCACACTACCAATACCCCACATAGGAAGAGGT